In Amycolatopsis sp. EV170708-02-1, the following are encoded in one genomic region:
- a CDS encoding polysaccharide deacetylase encodes MATEPRLSVCLTFDFDALAVHLGIFGTQDSQSLSRGEFGPFAMPRILKLLADYDIVATFFVPGHTALAYPDVLRRIHDEGHEIGHHGFVHEIPATLDETTERKVFDLGMEALQKTIGVRPRGYRSPGPEFSPHTIDILVENGMVYDATLSGSDFTPYYVRQGDTVSLDSVFQFGAPSSLVAIPFSWDLDDWVHLEFTAEWGPGKPCSAVEEIWRAEFDYAYANVPGGVFDLTMHPQVIGRGSRLEMLRRLIEHMSSRPGVVFESIITYAERWRNAHPLEQWRQEASVHVRERNGGPAIHRED; translated from the coding sequence ATGGCCACTGAGCCGAGGCTTTCGGTTTGCCTCACCTTCGATTTCGATGCCCTTGCCGTTCACCTGGGTATCTTCGGGACCCAGGACTCTCAGAGCCTGTCGCGTGGCGAGTTCGGGCCGTTCGCGATGCCCCGCATCCTCAAATTACTTGCGGATTATGACATCGTCGCGACGTTCTTCGTGCCAGGCCACACCGCCTTGGCTTATCCTGACGTCCTTCGCCGCATCCACGACGAAGGACATGAGATCGGGCACCACGGCTTTGTACACGAGATTCCCGCAACCCTCGACGAGACCACCGAGCGCAAGGTTTTCGACCTGGGCATGGAGGCACTGCAGAAGACGATCGGGGTCAGACCCAGGGGTTACCGATCACCCGGACCCGAATTCAGCCCCCACACGATCGATATCCTCGTCGAAAACGGCATGGTATACGACGCCACACTGAGCGGCAGTGACTTCACGCCCTATTACGTTCGCCAAGGAGACACAGTCTCACTGGACTCAGTATTTCAATTCGGGGCACCTTCGAGTCTTGTCGCGATTCCATTCTCATGGGACCTCGACGACTGGGTCCATTTAGAGTTCACCGCCGAGTGGGGCCCCGGCAAGCCGTGTTCGGCGGTAGAGGAGATTTGGCGCGCCGAGTTCGACTATGCGTACGCGAACGTCCCCGGGGGCGTATTCGACCTCACCATGCATCCGCAGGTAATCGGCCGCGGCTCACGTCTCGAGATGCTCAGGCGCCTCATCGAGCATATGTCTTCTCGCCCAGGTGTCGTATTCGAGTCAATAATCACCTACGCGGAACGCTGGAGAAACGCCCACCCGCTCGAACAGTGGCGTCAAGAGGCATCCGTTCATGTACGCGAGAGAAATGGCGGGCCAGCCATACATCGCGAAGACTGA
- a CDS encoding VOC family protein yields the protein MSKVYGLTISIHVSDLPNALSYYSALLDRAPDNFARGDRPEWEICEGAWFQLVGGCDVVVLASRVRFEVADVAAEIARLRSIGIEVTEPTTLPGVAIFTDFEDPWGNPLGIYHDFVGAEAQSPMAEG from the coding sequence ATGTCAAAAGTCTACGGTTTGACGATCAGTATCCATGTCAGTGATTTGCCAAATGCGCTTTCCTACTACTCCGCCTTGCTGGACCGTGCGCCGGACAATTTCGCCCGCGGTGATCGGCCTGAATGGGAGATTTGCGAAGGTGCCTGGTTTCAGCTCGTTGGCGGGTGCGATGTTGTCGTACTCGCCAGTCGAGTGCGATTCGAGGTCGCCGATGTGGCCGCTGAAATCGCTCGACTGCGCAGCATTGGCATCGAAGTTACCGAGCCCACTACGCTACCTGGGGTGGCGATTTTCACCGACTTTGAAGACCCCTGGGGAAATCCCCTCGGTATCTACCATGATTTCGTCGGAGCGGAAGCTCAGTCGCCGATGGCGGAAGGGTGA
- a CDS encoding DMT family transporter, producing the protein MAFSMSLLYSPEEPWDIGAHCCSVDLLKRIADHKSSTYGLLSIPLLTGFPPGDHPQPYKIRDTSPGARTGRNVSVLLALAASVLAGTGDFLGALLSRRVRSVAVVGMGFAVGLLFLTAVAVPLAGGFAGPSDWVPWAAAAGISAVAGLGCYFAALSAGSMGVVAPIGALGAIIPVLAGMAMGERFGPVTLLGIVLSLAGVAAASGPKLQRGTGSRPVILAAAAAIFFGLTLTFIARGATTSAVLTLWGMRLAGAVLVVLIAVVKQSVGGVRGRYVVPIVLVGLADAGASLLFAFASQRGYIGVTAVLSSLYPVVTVLLARTIANERLAPVQAVGVVGTFLGVALTVIA; encoded by the coding sequence GTGGCGTTCTCCATGTCGCTCTTGTACAGTCCAGAGGAACCTTGGGACATCGGTGCTCACTGTTGCAGTGTCGACCTGCTAAAACGCATTGCCGACCACAAGTCATCCACCTATGGTCTCCTGTCGATCCCTCTTCTGACAGGTTTCCCGCCGGGAGATCATCCTCAACCTTACAAGATCCGGGACACTTCTCCAGGAGCCAGGACAGGCCGAAACGTGAGCGTATTGTTAGCCTTGGCTGCCAGCGTATTGGCCGGCACCGGCGATTTCCTGGGAGCGTTGTTGTCGCGGCGTGTCCGGTCTGTCGCTGTAGTCGGTATGGGGTTTGCTGTCGGCCTGCTCTTTCTCACGGCCGTGGCGGTTCCCTTGGCTGGCGGGTTCGCTGGGCCGAGCGATTGGGTTCCCTGGGCGGCGGCGGCCGGCATCTCTGCGGTTGCGGGTCTGGGCTGCTACTTTGCGGCGCTGAGCGCGGGAAGCATGGGAGTGGTGGCACCGATCGGCGCACTGGGAGCGATCATCCCGGTGCTTGCCGGTATGGCGATGGGTGAGCGGTTCGGCCCCGTCACTTTGCTGGGAATCGTCCTCAGTTTGGCTGGTGTGGCTGCGGCCAGCGGGCCGAAACTTCAACGGGGCACGGGTTCCCGGCCCGTGATTCTGGCGGCTGCGGCCGCCATCTTCTTCGGACTGACCCTGACCTTCATCGCCCGCGGCGCCACAACTAGTGCCGTACTGACATTATGGGGTATGCGGCTGGCAGGGGCCGTCCTCGTCGTGCTCATCGCGGTCGTCAAACAGAGCGTTGGCGGCGTGCGGGGCCGTTACGTCGTCCCGATCGTCCTCGTTGGATTGGCCGACGCCGGTGCCAGCCTTCTTTTTGCCTTCGCCAGTCAACGCGGCTACATCGGTGTCACCGCCGTGCTTTCCTCGCTATACCCAGTAGTCACCGTGCTGCTGGCCCGCACGATCGCGAACGAGCGCCTGGCGCCAGTACAGGCCGTCGGCGTCGTGGGCACCTTTCTGGGTGTCGCGCTGACGGTCATCGCCTGA